Proteins from a genomic interval of Polaribacter sp. Q13:
- a CDS encoding T9SS type A sorting domain-containing protein: MVKFFINSILLCVVSFLGNAQNEVLFSSGFEVEVANEWDALNSGGLPTFERNSVAKNNEDYGFQMVFDNLSQKGNLNTTKTINWENGEKYQISFYYKSVTPGEITSVIFKALKNDGSRLSQSTISLSSTVWKKHSIELIVEENASDGFVLFSIRPSTSGLGEVYFDDFLIEKVVDSSGFYEDLKTKNVASDESIVWQQFGPGMSGNNKSAHWHPTDPNTLFIGPNMGNSYRSTDKGLTYQTILNEDEAGYKTGLRGPEDTMSVDFSHQSPDYGFCTGERNKGIFQTFDKGKTWQRQLASQSVFDEAYLACVKVDPKDDNIWYVGAGQMRNMGQLSFSQAEPHGTYIDANSQAKIWKSIDKGETWVLKNNGLHANAEVESIIVDPISTNIIYVSTNYGFYKSIDSGETWIQKSNGLDHDVMRSLVMHHDKDTEAVTLFLLVNVEWQADGNSVKNLSGGVFKSVDNGETWTNINGNLSVDMNVLCSDFQVSKQYYRNIAHFFGITEEQANVTYPVIPSNILNRFNQIEVDPNDVNNIYLANEYSNASEINMKPGSLFRSKDGGNTWYVTFRIGSNWSTGDHISYWQNRGTPLGVNVTLQYLKDWIERATYDPKGCNFVRFNADGSVLHTQLAKISLMSYDGGDTWVDIDDQEVGTDTGVFVGAGNSNVPGHGLYQHLGVPNKVFCSAGENGLWITQEGGDAIREGAQAAKPIYVVPGKEQSVSCYAIHPTDTNIHYSMFSRQHGRGELFKSIDNGVSWESYAVAIEPWEKASNGDQAVHQLNLMIDKENPDNMYFNVPRLTKDLEFTGNTVTGFGVHKSTDGGLTWAETNNGLPASLDVTMIAFDPNDTQTLYATVQKTNGGLYKSIDGGVNWVEVTSASTIAGTYGINDIHFSNDGKVYITSGHRNATEGGLWVSNDGMLTWEMVFDFPWVNRIETAHWNPDVILLSTLANNTISTLNSGIYLSKNGGSSWIKVNKGSGQSDRVNDIAIDNYTPGKYYISTRGSGWSVAVDPNETQPPLSIKKVHIAEAINVYPNPVKDTFTIAGVDGKISLEIYSFGGNRVFNRKDTELRQFDISTLTSGLYVYKIFDFSSQKVRVGKFIKE, encoded by the coding sequence ATGGTTAAGTTTTTTATAAATAGTATACTGCTTTGTGTGGTTTCGTTTTTGGGTAATGCTCAAAATGAAGTGCTTTTTAGTAGTGGTTTTGAAGTTGAAGTAGCCAATGAATGGGATGCACTAAATTCTGGAGGTTTACCTACTTTTGAGCGTAATTCTGTGGCTAAGAATAATGAGGATTATGGATTTCAGATGGTTTTTGATAATCTTTCTCAAAAAGGAAATTTAAATACAACAAAGACGATTAATTGGGAGAACGGTGAGAAATATCAAATCTCGTTTTATTATAAGTCGGTGACTCCAGGAGAAATAACCTCTGTAATTTTTAAAGCTTTAAAAAATGATGGAAGTCGATTGTCTCAGTCTACTATTTCATTGTCAAGTACTGTTTGGAAAAAACATAGTATAGAATTAATTGTAGAGGAAAATGCTTCAGACGGCTTTGTTTTGTTTTCTATTCGTCCTTCCACTAGTGGATTGGGAGAAGTCTATTTTGATGATTTTTTAATAGAAAAAGTAGTCGATTCCTCTGGGTTTTATGAAGATTTAAAAACAAAAAATGTTGCTTCAGATGAAAGTATTGTTTGGCAACAATTTGGGCCGGGGATGAGTGGAAATAATAAGTCGGCTCATTGGCATCCTACAGATCCGAATACCTTATTTATTGGACCTAATATGGGCAATTCTTATCGCAGTACAGATAAAGGTTTGACGTATCAAACGATTTTAAATGAAGATGAAGCAGGTTATAAAACGGGATTAAGAGGACCAGAAGATACAATGTCGGTTGATTTTTCACACCAGTCACCTGATTATGGTTTTTGTACGGGAGAGCGAAATAAAGGAATTTTCCAAACCTTTGATAAAGGAAAAACTTGGCAAAGGCAATTGGCAAGTCAATCTGTGTTTGATGAAGCTTATTTGGCTTGTGTAAAAGTAGACCCTAAGGATGATAATATTTGGTATGTTGGTGCAGGTCAAATGCGTAATATGGGTCAGTTGAGTTTTTCTCAGGCGGAGCCACACGGTACTTATATTGATGCAAACAGTCAGGCTAAAATTTGGAAAAGTATAGATAAAGGAGAAACATGGGTATTAAAAAATAACGGATTGCATGCAAATGCTGAGGTTGAGTCCATTATTGTAGATCCTATTTCTACTAATATTATTTATGTAAGCACTAATTATGGATTTTACAAAAGTATAGATAGCGGTGAAACTTGGATTCAGAAATCAAATGGACTAGATCATGATGTGATGCGTTCATTAGTAATGCATCATGATAAAGATACCGAAGCTGTTACACTATTTCTTTTGGTAAATGTAGAATGGCAAGCCGATGGTAACTCTGTTAAAAATTTATCTGGTGGTGTTTTTAAAAGTGTTGATAATGGAGAAACATGGACAAATATTAACGGAAATTTATCTGTCGACATGAATGTTTTATGTAGCGATTTTCAGGTTAGTAAACAATATTACAGAAATATAGCACACTTTTTTGGGATTACAGAAGAGCAAGCCAATGTAACTTATCCTGTTATTCCTTCAAATATTTTAAACCGATTTAATCAAATAGAAGTGGATCCTAATGATGTCAATAATATTTATTTAGCAAATGAATATTCTAATGCTTCGGAAATTAACATGAAGCCAGGTTCTTTATTTAGAAGTAAAGACGGAGGAAATACTTGGTATGTCACCTTTAGAATTGGTTCTAATTGGAGTACTGGGGACCACATATCATATTGGCAAAATAGAGGGACTCCATTAGGTGTTAATGTTACGTTACAATATTTAAAGGATTGGATAGAACGAGCAACTTATGATCCTAAGGGTTGTAATTTTGTTCGATTCAATGCGGATGGTTCTGTTTTACATACACAATTAGCTAAAATATCTTTAATGTCTTATGACGGAGGAGATACTTGGGTAGATATTGATGATCAAGAAGTAGGAACAGATACAGGTGTATTTGTTGGAGCTGGAAACAGTAATGTACCTGGTCATGGTCTTTATCAGCATTTGGGAGTTCCTAATAAAGTTTTTTGTTCTGCAGGAGAAAATGGTTTATGGATTACTCAAGAGGGGGGAGATGCTATTCGAGAAGGAGCACAAGCAGCAAAACCTATTTACGTAGTGCCTGGCAAGGAGCAATCTGTGAGTTGTTATGCGATTCATCCAACAGATACGAATATTCATTATTCCATGTTTTCTAGACAACACGGAAGAGGAGAGTTGTTTAAATCTATAGACAATGGAGTTTCTTGGGAATCATATGCAGTAGCTATTGAACCTTGGGAAAAGGCAAGTAATGGAGATCAGGCTGTTCATCAACTGAATTTAATGATAGATAAGGAGAATCCTGATAATATGTATTTTAATGTGCCTAGATTAACTAAAGATTTAGAATTTACAGGAAATACAGTTACGGGTTTTGGTGTTCATAAATCTACAGATGGAGGCTTGACTTGGGCAGAAACCAATAACGGTTTGCCAGCATCTTTAGATGTTACGATGATTGCTTTTGATCCAAATGATACACAAACCTTATATGCAACAGTTCAAAAAACAAATGGAGGGTTGTATAAATCTATAGATGGAGGGGTAAATTGGGTTGAGGTTACTTCTGCTTCAACTATAGCTGGAACATATGGTATCAATGATATTCATTTTTCTAACGATGGGAAAGTTTATATTACTTCTGGTCATAGAAATGCAACTGAAGGAGGTTTGTGGGTTAGTAATGATGGTATGTTGACTTGGGAGATGGTTTTTGATTTTCCGTGGGTTAATCGTATTGAAACGGCGCATTGGAATCCGGATGTGATTTTACTATCTACTTTAGCAAACAATACTATAAGCACATTAAATTCTGGTATTTACTTGTCTAAAAACGGAGGCTCAAGTTGGATAAAAGTTAATAAAGGAAGTGGACAGTCAGATAGGGTTAATGATATTGCGATTGACAATTACACTCCAGGGAAATACTATATATCAACACGCGGTAGTGGTTGGTCAGTTGCTGTTGACCCGAATGAAACACAGCCACCTTTAAGTATTAAGAAAGTTCATATAGCAGAAGCGATAAATGTGTATCCAAATCCGGTTAAAGATACTTTTACAATAGCTGGTGTTGATGGAAAAATAAGTTTGGAAATTTATTCATTTGGAGGAAATCGTGTGTTCAATCGTAAAGATACAGAACTTAGACAGTTTGATATTTCTACATTAACAAGTGGATTATATGTGTATAAAATATTTGATTTTTCTAGTCAGAAAGTAAGGGTTGGTAAGTTTATAAAAGAGTGA
- a CDS encoding sulfatase/phosphatase domain-containing protein has translation MIQRKSLIPMLEGEKIPKDWRTAQFYNYWSAPFHYGIRTDRYTYLKVKDYPDELFDRKKDPLQLHNVAGKSKYKKKIVKLKAELLDKIIEIGVNPEELPGIGKNQCNQNLGVIKRRKSIN, from the coding sequence TTGATACAAAGGAAGAGTCTGATTCCTATGTTAGAGGGTGAAAAAATACCTAAAGATTGGAGGACAGCTCAGTTTTATAATTATTGGTCCGCTCCATTTCATTATGGGATTAGAACCGATAGATACACATACCTAAAAGTAAAAGACTATCCGGATGAATTGTTTGATCGAAAGAAAGATCCATTGCAATTGCACAATGTTGCAGGGAAATCCAAGTACAAAAAAAAAATTGTAAAATTGAAGGCAGAATTACTGGATAAAATTATTGAAATTGGTGTCAATCCTGAAGAATTACCAGGTATCGGAAAGAACCAATGCAACCAAAATCTAGGGGTAATTAAAAGAAGAAAAAGCATTAATTAA
- a CDS encoding arylsulfatase: MMKNNLKIIICCGLLFSLQLQKAVAQDSRPNIILILADDLGYSDIGCYGGEIETPNLDKLANEGIRFRHFINGSKCAPSRASLLTGLYPIETGCVGPPDQMVNGVTIAEMLRKAGYKTLMSGKWHGKENPAKRGFDKCFGNLKGAFNYFNPSSKDNYWENSEQIKDFKPNDEFYATDNFTDRAIGYLEDVKDSKKPFFLYVSYNAPHYPLQAWPEDIAKYRNKYVKGWDKIRDERFKRQREMGIVPKHWKLSERDNKIPAWEAYQNKDIADLTMATYAAMVDRMDQNIGKLLAKLEAIGKKENTLIVFLSDNGGNAEGHMWDGKNQKNKPGEKDSQAKLGIEWANASNTPFKSYKRSTFNGGQVTPFIVNWPNGNLAKGSISNQKGNITDLMPTFLELANATYPEGDIWTVPQEGNLKTSWKVKSLSGKSLVPAIKEGKEVKRDNFKGYFQGSRMLIAGDWKIVSDGGDGAILHLYDYPWELYDLKKDGTETNNLANQYPKLVDSLDRVYRNWINKTDALTGLKSHEYYQPYYSAEAKIAIEKLEKDGKYVKLMKTRRAIGLSIVEKLASNKVKLKTFMGMDKLPMSYFAVVGIGREKGMLIPELKNLYDIWDKKSKAIEKYCKKLGPDYLKLYEIQERIRLRTTSLEVN; this comes from the coding sequence ATGATGAAAAATAATTTAAAAATTATTATTTGCTGTGGATTGCTTTTTTCATTGCAATTACAAAAGGCAGTAGCACAAGACTCAAGACCAAACATTATATTAATATTAGCCGATGATTTAGGTTATTCTGATATTGGATGTTATGGAGGTGAAATTGAAACACCAAATTTAGATAAATTGGCAAATGAAGGAATACGGTTTAGGCATTTTATAAACGGTTCTAAATGTGCGCCATCAAGGGCTTCTTTATTAACAGGCTTGTATCCTATTGAAACAGGTTGCGTTGGCCCACCTGATCAAATGGTAAATGGCGTAACCATCGCAGAAATGCTGAGAAAAGCAGGTTATAAAACATTAATGTCTGGAAAATGGCATGGAAAAGAAAATCCGGCTAAAAGAGGTTTTGATAAATGTTTCGGAAATCTTAAAGGCGCTTTTAATTATTTTAACCCATCTTCAAAGGATAATTATTGGGAGAATTCGGAACAGATAAAAGACTTTAAACCCAATGATGAATTTTATGCAACAGATAATTTTACAGATAGAGCCATTGGTTACTTAGAGGATGTAAAAGATTCTAAAAAACCATTTTTTCTTTATGTTTCTTATAATGCACCACATTATCCGTTACAAGCATGGCCTGAGGATATCGCAAAATACAGAAACAAATACGTAAAAGGTTGGGACAAAATTCGTGATGAACGTTTTAAGCGTCAACGAGAAATGGGGATTGTTCCTAAGCATTGGAAACTATCTGAGCGAGACAATAAAATTCCTGCTTGGGAAGCGTATCAAAATAAAGATATTGCAGATTTAACCATGGCAACCTATGCAGCAATGGTAGATAGAATGGATCAAAATATAGGGAAACTGTTGGCAAAATTAGAAGCTATCGGTAAAAAAGAGAATACCTTGATTGTTTTTCTGTCGGACAATGGAGGTAATGCAGAAGGACATATGTGGGATGGTAAAAATCAAAAGAATAAACCTGGAGAAAAAGATTCTCAAGCAAAATTAGGTATTGAGTGGGCTAATGCTTCCAATACGCCTTTTAAAAGTTACAAACGTTCCACTTTTAATGGTGGTCAGGTAACACCGTTTATTGTGAATTGGCCAAACGGAAATTTAGCAAAAGGAAGTATATCTAATCAAAAAGGAAATATAACAGACTTGATGCCCACTTTTTTAGAACTAGCCAATGCTACATATCCTGAAGGGGATATTTGGACTGTTCCACAAGAAGGAAATTTAAAAACATCTTGGAAAGTTAAGTCGCTTTCTGGTAAGAGTTTAGTTCCTGCAATTAAAGAAGGAAAAGAAGTAAAAAGAGATAATTTTAAAGGTTATTTTCAAGGAAGTAGAATGTTAATAGCTGGAGACTGGAAAATAGTTTCTGATGGTGGTGATGGTGCTATTCTTCATTTATACGATTATCCGTGGGAGTTATATGATTTAAAGAAAGACGGAACGGAAACCAATAATTTAGCAAATCAGTATCCAAAGCTTGTAGATTCATTAGATAGAGTTTACAGGAATTGGATTAACAAAACGGATGCTCTTACTGGATTAAAATCTCATGAGTATTACCAACCTTATTATTCCGCGGAAGCGAAAATAGCAATCGAAAAATTAGAAAAAGATGGTAAGTATGTCAAGCTGATGAAAACCAGAAGAGCCATTGGCTTGTCTATTGTTGAAAAACTAGCATCTAATAAAGTGAAATTAAAAACATTTATGGGAATGGATAAATTGCCAATGTCTTATTTTGCTGTGGTTGGCATTGGTAGAGAAAAGGGAATGTTAATTCCTGAATTGAAAAACTTGTATGATATTTGGGATAAAAAGAGTAAAGCAATCGAAAAGTATTGTAAAAAACTAGGACCAGATTATTTAAAATTATATGAAATACAAGAACGTATTAGGTTAAGAACAACTTCGTTGGAAGTAAACTAA
- a CDS encoding sulfatase: MKIIKIIVAIFLMSVTTMSAQQKQPNILFIAIDDLRPQLNAYGLNHMITPNLDALASEGRLFANHFAQVPTCGPSRAVMLTGKNLKSKEEIGHHILGKKLAKIKKKKDPETFIHHLKRNGYYTVGMGKISHSISGSYKNKLELPNSWNAFLKNKDGYQMYANGQKRNKKTTPPFEMLEVEDEAYPDGRLAQVAIKELEKRAKSDKPFFMAVGFLRPHLPFSAPKKYWDLYKREEIPLSPNPEAPTGVAKEFLHQSGEFFGQYYSPEKGGAGVRISDDYARQVIHGNFASVSYVDAQVGKVLDRLKKLKLDKNTIVVVWGDHGWHLGDQTIWGKHSTFENALKSTMIVKTPKMEKAGKETKSLIAAVDIYPTLCDLANITKPENLDGKSFACILKNPKKSTREAVLSYWRDQISMRTDRYRLAVFNDGKKQELMLFDHDKDPNETVNIAATSPKIIADLLPLLIKMNKGYLPNLK, from the coding sequence ATGAAAATTATAAAAATAATAGTTGCTATATTTTTAATGAGTGTAACTACAATGAGCGCTCAGCAAAAACAACCCAATATTTTATTTATTGCTATTGACGATTTACGTCCGCAATTAAACGCATACGGTTTAAACCATATGATTACGCCTAATTTAGATGCGCTGGCTTCTGAAGGACGATTGTTTGCAAATCATTTTGCACAAGTTCCTACTTGTGGACCGTCAAGAGCAGTAATGTTGACTGGGAAAAATTTAAAATCTAAAGAAGAAATAGGTCATCATATTTTAGGTAAAAAATTAGCAAAAATTAAGAAAAAAAAAGATCCCGAGACTTTTATTCATCATTTAAAACGAAACGGTTACTATACCGTTGGTATGGGTAAAATTAGCCATAGTATAAGTGGGAGTTATAAGAATAAATTAGAATTACCAAATAGTTGGAATGCATTTTTAAAGAATAAAGATGGGTATCAAATGTATGCCAACGGACAAAAAAGAAATAAAAAAACAACGCCTCCTTTTGAGATGTTAGAAGTAGAAGATGAGGCTTATCCAGATGGTAGATTAGCACAGGTAGCTATAAAAGAATTGGAAAAAAGAGCTAAATCTGATAAACCATTTTTTATGGCTGTTGGGTTTTTAAGACCTCATTTACCATTTTCTGCACCAAAAAAATACTGGGATTTATATAAAAGAGAAGAAATTCCATTATCTCCAAATCCAGAAGCTCCAACAGGAGTTGCTAAAGAATTTTTACACCAAAGTGGTGAGTTTTTTGGACAGTATTATTCGCCTGAAAAAGGTGGGGCAGGAGTTCGTATTTCCGATGATTATGCTAGACAGGTAATCCATGGAAACTTTGCATCTGTTTCTTATGTTGATGCACAAGTTGGTAAAGTTTTAGATCGATTGAAGAAATTAAAATTAGATAAAAACACCATTGTTGTTGTTTGGGGAGATCATGGTTGGCATCTGGGAGATCAAACAATTTGGGGCAAGCACAGTACTTTCGAAAATGCTTTGAAAAGTACCATGATCGTGAAAACGCCTAAAATGGAAAAAGCAGGAAAGGAAACAAAAAGTTTGATAGCTGCTGTTGATATTTATCCAACCCTTTGTGATTTAGCAAACATTACAAAACCTGAAAATTTAGATGGTAAAAGTTTTGCATGCATACTTAAAAATCCTAAAAAGTCTACAAGAGAGGCTGTGCTTAGTTATTGGAGAGATCAAATTAGTATGAGAACAGACCGTTATAGATTGGCTGTTTTTAATGATGGTAAGAAACAAGAATTAATGTTGTTTGATCACGATAAAGATCCTAATGAAACCGTTAATATAGCAGCTACAAGTCCTAAGATTATTGCTGATTTATTGCCTTTGCTTATAAAGATGAACAAAGGATATCTTCCTAATTTAAAATAA